A window from Neobacillus sp. PS3-40 encodes these proteins:
- a CDS encoding response regulator transcription factor: protein MENKPAILVVEDDKSIKNFICVSLNANGYKYIETDSGKNAISLAASHRPEIIILDLGLPDIDGIDVITELRKLTKAPIVVVSARGQEKEKVRALDSGADDYLTKPFSLPELLARLRVALRHLIPTSISNQHELNSMFTVGELKIDYERRHVFLSSDEIHLTPLEYKLLVLMAKHAGKVLTHKFILREIWGDTNGSDTLSLRVFMANMRRKIEKEPAQPRYLLTEVGVGYRLADE from the coding sequence ATGGAAAATAAACCTGCAATTCTAGTGGTTGAAGATGACAAATCGATTAAAAATTTTATTTGTGTTTCATTAAATGCAAATGGTTATAAATACATTGAAACAGATTCGGGCAAAAACGCTATTTCTTTAGCAGCATCCCATCGTCCAGAAATCATTATTCTGGATTTAGGGCTTCCAGATATTGATGGGATTGATGTGATTACCGAATTAAGAAAATTAACAAAAGCCCCTATCGTTGTTGTATCGGCGCGAGGACAAGAAAAAGAAAAAGTGCGGGCTTTAGATTCTGGTGCAGATGATTATTTAACAAAACCTTTTAGTTTGCCGGAACTGCTCGCACGACTGAGGGTGGCTTTACGTCATTTAATTCCTACTAGTATCTCTAATCAACATGAATTGAATTCAATGTTTACTGTCGGAGAATTGAAAATTGATTATGAAAGACGCCATGTTTTTTTATCTAGTGATGAAATTCATTTAACGCCTTTGGAATATAAATTATTGGTCTTGATGGCAAAACATGCAGGAAAGGTATTAACACATAAATTCATTCTACGGGAGATCTGGGGTGATACGAATGGGAGTGATACATTGTCACTCCGAGTCTTTATGGCAAACATGCGAAGAAAAATTGAAAAAGAACCAGCTCAACCAAGATATTTGTTAACCGAAGTCGGAGTAGGTTACCGACTAGCTGATGAATAA
- a CDS encoding Na-translocating system protein MpsC family protein — protein MSEAFIKLQRKLIGRSSQEAKAYIVGDMVIIRFKGVLTWASCCQRSRKKTSGNMHQVLREMYSGYAYWKI, from the coding sequence TTGAGCGAAGCTTTTATAAAGCTTCAAAGAAAGTTAATTGGACGAAGCTCGCAAGAAGCAAAAGCCTACATCGTAGGGGATATGGTCATTATACGATTTAAAGGTGTTCTAACCTGGGCATCTTGTTGCCAACGTTCAAGGAAGAAAACTAGTGGAAACATGCACCAAGTGCTCCGAGAAATGTATAGTGGGTATGCTTATT
- a CDS encoding DUF4118 domain-containing protein encodes MKQMKHITRNSGVMVMIMILITFLSLFFKNIGITETNIIITFILGVLLVSKFTEGYMYGIIASLIGVLDFNFFFTMPYYSLTAYRPDYPVTFAIMLIAAIITSTLTTKVKKEASLSSFREKQTQILYQISKNFLQAPDFDQILEIGAKKIFESINHSVFITVLKSSNGLSEPCILKTDENEQMFYNCDEIRQTIQTNKSLETKNIIYFPIKGLDESLGVIGITCLNSSLTIEQKSFVEAISMQLALAMEREKISKKQHKAQVEMEREKLRGNLLRAISHDLRTPLTGILGSTTTLLEHGETLEKDVNRQLLVDIFEDSKWLIHSVENILSITRMDDGKVSINKNIELLEEVVSEAVLRIKKLDIHHEIKITIPDKPIMIPMDGILIKQVLINLLDNAIKYTPHHSIIKVNGFLKDDFVYFEVIDNGNGIPDENLPLIFNRFFTTSSRRGIGLGLAICKSIITAHGGVISALNNENGGATFRFKLPLKDDTHGK; translated from the coding sequence ATGAAGCAAATGAAACATATCACACGGAACAGCGGTGTGATGGTCATGATCATGATATTAATTACTTTCCTTTCTTTATTCTTTAAAAATATTGGAATAACTGAAACCAATATAATCATTACTTTCATATTAGGTGTTTTGCTAGTTTCAAAATTTACAGAAGGTTATATGTATGGAATAATTGCATCATTAATTGGGGTATTGGATTTTAATTTCTTTTTTACAATGCCTTATTACTCACTCACTGCTTATCGACCGGACTATCCCGTAACATTTGCTATTATGTTGATTGCAGCGATCATCACAAGTACATTGACGACAAAGGTGAAAAAAGAGGCAAGTTTATCATCATTTCGTGAAAAACAAACACAAATTCTTTATCAGATCAGTAAAAATTTTCTCCAAGCACCAGATTTTGACCAAATTTTAGAAATTGGTGCGAAGAAGATTTTTGAGTCCATTAATCATTCTGTTTTCATTACTGTGTTAAAATCATCGAATGGATTGAGTGAACCTTGCATCTTAAAAACAGATGAGAATGAACAAATGTTTTATAATTGCGATGAAATAAGACAAACAATCCAAACAAATAAATCTTTAGAAACAAAGAATATAATCTATTTTCCGATTAAAGGACTTGACGAGAGTCTCGGGGTAATAGGGATTACCTGCTTGAATTCTTCTTTAACCATAGAGCAAAAAAGTTTTGTCGAAGCCATTTCTATGCAACTTGCGCTTGCAATGGAACGTGAAAAAATTTCGAAAAAACAACATAAAGCCCAGGTTGAAATGGAAAGAGAAAAACTTCGAGGTAATCTTCTTCGTGCAATATCACATGATTTGCGTACACCTTTAACAGGAATTTTAGGATCTACAACTACTTTACTCGAACACGGAGAAACACTTGAAAAAGATGTGAATAGACAATTACTAGTTGATATTTTTGAAGATTCTAAATGGCTTATCCATTCTGTCGAAAACATATTAAGCATTACCCGGATGGATGATGGTAAAGTTTCAATTAATAAAAATATTGAATTATTGGAGGAAGTCGTTAGTGAGGCAGTATTAAGAATAAAAAAACTTGACATTCACCATGAAATAAAAATAACCATCCCAGACAAACCTATTATGATTCCAATGGATGGAATATTAATTAAACAAGTATTGATAAACTTGCTTGATAATGCAATTAAATATACGCCTCACCATTCCATTATTAAAGTAAATGGCTTTCTTAAAGATGATTTTGTTTATTTCGAAGTAATTGATAATGGAAATGGCATACCCGATGAAAATCTGCCTTTGATCTTTAACAGATTTTTCACTACTTCTTCAAGGCGTGGCATCGGGTTAGGTCTTGCAATCTGTAAATCTATTATTACCGCTCACGGTGGAGTAATTTCAGCTTTAAATAATGAAAATGGTGGAGCAACTTTTCGATTTAAATTACCATTAAAGGATGATACACATGGAAAATAA